In one Chroicocephalus ridibundus chromosome Z, bChrRid1.1, whole genome shotgun sequence genomic region, the following are encoded:
- the SYT4 gene encoding synaptotagmin-4 isoform X1, which translates to MAPIAASRQQFDEIPTVVGIFSAFGLVFSVSLFAWICCQRKSSKSNKTPPYKFVHVLKGVDIYPENLNSKKKFGADDKNEAKNKSAMPKNSLHLDLEKRDLNGNFPKTTPKIQSSPGLENLSPKHFAERKKDSVSPDSLKSITSLSSEDKQDKLGTLFFSLEYNFEKKAFVVNIKEARGLPAMDEQSMTSDPYIKMTILPEKKHKVKTRVLRKTLDPAFDETFTFYGIPYSQIQDLTLHFMILSFDRFSRDDVIGEVLIPLAGIELSEGRLLMDREIIKRNVRKSSGRGELLISLCYQSTTNTLTVVVLKARHLPKSDVSGLSDPYVKVNLYHAKKRISKKKTHVKKCTPNAVFNELFVFDIPCEGLDDISIEFLVLDSDRGSRNEVIGRLTLGSSAEGTGGEHWKEICEYPRRQIAKWHMLCDG; encoded by the exons ATGGCTCCGATCGCGGCCAGCCGGCAGCAGTTCG ATGAAATTCCTACAGTGGTTGGGATCTTTAGTGCATTTGGCCTTGTCTTCTCTGTCTCCCTTTTTGCTTGGATCTGCTGTCAACGTAAATCTTCCAAATCCAATAAGACCCCTCCATATAAGTTTGTCCATGTTCTGAAGGGGGTTGATATTTACCCTGAGAATCTCAACAGTAAGAAGAAGTTTGGagcagatgataaaaatgaagcaaagaacAAATCAGCAATGCCAAAGAATTCTCTCCATCTTGATCTGGAGAAGAGAGATCTAAATGGCAACTTCCCCAAAACAACCCCTAAAATCCAGAGTTCTCCAGGTCTTGAAAATTTGTCTCCTAAGCActttgcagaaaggaagaaagactcAGTATCCCCTGATAGTTTAAAATCCATCACTTCCCTGTCATCTGAAGATAAACAAGACAAGCTAGGAACTCTCTTTTTCTCCTTAGAGTACAACTTTGAGAAAAAGGCATTTGTAGTGAACATCAAAGAAGCACGTGGGTTGCCAGCAATGGATGAACAGTCAATGACTTCTGATCCCTACATCAAAATGACAATCCTGCCTGAGAAAAAGCACAAGGTGAAAACCAGAGTGCTGAGAAAAACCTTAGATCCAGCTTTTGATGAGACCTTCACGTTTTATGGAATCCCCTATAGCCAAATTCAAGACTTAACACTGCACTTTATGATCCTGAGCTTTgacaggttttccagagatgaTGTCATTGGAGAAGTCCTCATTCCCCTCGCAGGAATTGAATTGTCGGAAGGAAGGCTGCTAATGGACAGAGAGATCATCAAAAGAAATGTTAGG aAATCATCTGGGCGTGGAGAATTACTGATCTCTCTCTGTTATCAGTCTACAACAAACACGCTCACTGTGGTTGTTTTAAAAGCCAGGCATCTACCTAAATCTGATGTCTCAGGATTATCAG aCCCTTACGTCAAAGTGAACCTGTACCATGCTAAGAAGagaatttctaaaaagaaaacccatGTGAAGAAATGCACCCCCAATGCCGTGTTCAATGAATTGTTTGTCTTTGACATTCCTTGTGAGGGCCTTGATGATATCAGCATTGAATTTTTGGTTTTAGATTCAGATAGGGGGTCAAGGAATGAGGTCATTGGCCGGCTAACCTTGGGATCTTCGGCAGAAGGAACGGGTGGAGAGCACTGGAAAGAAATTTGTGAATATCCTAGGAGACAAATTGCCAAATGGCATATGTTGTGTGACGGTTAG
- the SYT4 gene encoding synaptotagmin-4 isoform X2, with amino-acid sequence MAPIAASRQQFDEIPTVVGIFSAFGLVFSVSLFAWICCQRKSSKSNKTPPYKFVHVLKGVDIYPENLNSKKKFGADDKNEAKNKSAMPKNSLHLDLEKRDLNGNFPKTTPKIQSSPGLENLSPKHFAERKKDSVSPDSLKSITSLSSEDKQDKLGTLFFSLEYNFEKKAFVVNIKEARGLPAMDEQSMTSDPYIKMTILPEKKHKVKTRVLRKTLDPAFDETFTFYGIPYSQIQDLTLHFMILSFDRFSRDDVIGEVLIPLAGIELSEGRLLMDREIIKRNKSSGRGELLISLCYQSTTNTLTVVVLKARHLPKSDVSGLSDPYVKVNLYHAKKRISKKKTHVKKCTPNAVFNELFVFDIPCEGLDDISIEFLVLDSDRGSRNEVIGRLTLGSSAEGTGGEHWKEICEYPRRQIAKWHMLCDG; translated from the exons ATGGCTCCGATCGCGGCCAGCCGGCAGCAGTTCG ATGAAATTCCTACAGTGGTTGGGATCTTTAGTGCATTTGGCCTTGTCTTCTCTGTCTCCCTTTTTGCTTGGATCTGCTGTCAACGTAAATCTTCCAAATCCAATAAGACCCCTCCATATAAGTTTGTCCATGTTCTGAAGGGGGTTGATATTTACCCTGAGAATCTCAACAGTAAGAAGAAGTTTGGagcagatgataaaaatgaagcaaagaacAAATCAGCAATGCCAAAGAATTCTCTCCATCTTGATCTGGAGAAGAGAGATCTAAATGGCAACTTCCCCAAAACAACCCCTAAAATCCAGAGTTCTCCAGGTCTTGAAAATTTGTCTCCTAAGCActttgcagaaaggaagaaagactcAGTATCCCCTGATAGTTTAAAATCCATCACTTCCCTGTCATCTGAAGATAAACAAGACAAGCTAGGAACTCTCTTTTTCTCCTTAGAGTACAACTTTGAGAAAAAGGCATTTGTAGTGAACATCAAAGAAGCACGTGGGTTGCCAGCAATGGATGAACAGTCAATGACTTCTGATCCCTACATCAAAATGACAATCCTGCCTGAGAAAAAGCACAAGGTGAAAACCAGAGTGCTGAGAAAAACCTTAGATCCAGCTTTTGATGAGACCTTCACGTTTTATGGAATCCCCTATAGCCAAATTCAAGACTTAACACTGCACTTTATGATCCTGAGCTTTgacaggttttccagagatgaTGTCATTGGAGAAGTCCTCATTCCCCTCGCAGGAATTGAATTGTCGGAAGGAAGGCTGCTAATGGACAGAGAGATCATCAAAAGAAAT aAATCATCTGGGCGTGGAGAATTACTGATCTCTCTCTGTTATCAGTCTACAACAAACACGCTCACTGTGGTTGTTTTAAAAGCCAGGCATCTACCTAAATCTGATGTCTCAGGATTATCAG aCCCTTACGTCAAAGTGAACCTGTACCATGCTAAGAAGagaatttctaaaaagaaaacccatGTGAAGAAATGCACCCCCAATGCCGTGTTCAATGAATTGTTTGTCTTTGACATTCCTTGTGAGGGCCTTGATGATATCAGCATTGAATTTTTGGTTTTAGATTCAGATAGGGGGTCAAGGAATGAGGTCATTGGCCGGCTAACCTTGGGATCTTCGGCAGAAGGAACGGGTGGAGAGCACTGGAAAGAAATTTGTGAATATCCTAGGAGACAAATTGCCAAATGGCATATGTTGTGTGACGGTTAG